The DNA window GCAGAACATCCTGAAGAATGCAAAAGGCAAATAGCTAATCCCTATAGAAGAGGATGTGAAAAGGAAAATCATTGTCATGGTGATAAAGTTTTTATGCAGACCTTAAGGCATAAGAAGAACTCTAAATTAATGCCATTTTGGTAAACAAGACTTTATGAAATTCAACAATATCTCACTGCAAAAACGACTCATAGATAATGGAAACTGAcactttcatgattttttttattctattatgtGATGATGCTTTACAGAAATACAATTTTCTCTCTTAAACAAACCAAATGTATGTTATGTAATTTTCGCCCAACATTGGAAAATTGAA is part of the Vicia villosa cultivar HV-30 ecotype Madison, WI linkage group LG2, Vvil1.0, whole genome shotgun sequence genome and encodes:
- the LOC131651240 gene encoding protein RALF-like 9; the encoded protein is MAMSKALVIMFLSSLLVFSYFVKDVEAGRQFIAYGAISRDKAPGCSAEHPEECKRQIANPYRRGCEKENHCHGDKVFMQTLRHKKNSKLMPFW